The following proteins are encoded in a genomic region of Phragmites australis chromosome 9, lpPhrAust1.1, whole genome shotgun sequence:
- the LOC133928042 gene encoding uncharacterized protein LOC133928042 yields the protein MRGVNNVFHVSMLWKYLHDPEHKIDLESITVEQNLTVEFPRDPEHKIDLESITVSILDSSKRVTRRRRTIKYVKVLWLNQSEREATWELEDQVRKKYIELFEADLER from the exons ATGAGGGGAGTGAataatgtgttccatgtctcTATGCTATGGAAGTATCTCCACGACCCTGAGCATAAGATTGATCTGGAGTCTATCACAGTGGAGCAGAATCTGACTGTCGAGTTCCCACGCGACCCTGAGCATAAGATTGATCTGGAGTCTATCACAGTGAGCATCTTGGACTCATCTAAGCGAGtcacgaggaggaggaggaccatcAAGTATGTGAAGGTCCTTTGGTTGAATCAGTCTGAGcgtgaagcaacatgggaacttGAGGATCAAGTGCGAAAGAAGTACATTGAGCTCTTTGAAGCTG ATTTGGAGCGGTAG